Proteins from a single region of Oryza brachyantha chromosome 6, ObraRS2, whole genome shotgun sequence:
- the LOC107304321 gene encoding uncharacterized protein LOC107304321 — MVGYTLDQDYTPYPSADPPKTLTNQIVVGLVDDTSFQWWVSVMDEAIGYYPEGVFDTRFPEAGGRVVDTRPGGAHTSTPMGNGIPACGGGLFAATVFEYLGISANGELFNDANPLGVDDKRPGYYVAYGRRRRDL; from the exons ATGGTCGGCTACACGCTCGACCAGGATTACACGCCCTATCCAAGTGCTGATCCACCTAAAACTCTCACCAACCAGATTGTGGTTGGCCTCGtg GACGACACCAGTTTCCAGTGGTGGGTGTCAGTGATGGACGAGGCGATCGGCTACTACCCAGAGGGCGTGTTCGACACGAGGTTCCCGGAGGCGGGGGGGCGGGTGGTGGACACCAGGCCGGGCGGCGCCCACACGTCGACGCCGATGGGCAACGGCATCCCGGCGTGCGGGGGCGGGctcttcgccgccaccgtgttCGAGTACCTCGGCATCAGCGCCAATGGGGAGCTCTTCAACGACGCCAACCCGCTGGGTGTCGATGACAAAAGGCCAGGCTACTACGTCGCCTACGGGAGGCGCCGGAGGGATCTGTGA
- the LOC102715673 gene encoding carboxypeptidase SOL1, which produces MAISRHRLLFLLLLLLLRAFSSLPAQAAARGASDPSGTGENFGSVLRNLLQDDPRITDELTHGYMSNSELEIAVRAVGSRCPNISRIYSIGKSVNGFSLLVIEISDKPGEKEAEPAFKFIGNVHGDEPVGREVLINLANWLCDNYLKDPLATLIVENMHLHILPTMNPDGFALRRRGNANNVDLNRDFPDQFFPINDEIDYRQPETRAIMNWVKQEHFTASASLHGGALVANYPWDGSRDQSKQYYGCPDDKTFRYMASVYSKSHYNMSLSKEFKGGITNGAFWYPIYGGMQDWNYIHGGCFELTLEISDIKWPKAAELPVIWEHNRMSMLNLAASLVKTGVHGRIFAADTGHPIPGSLTIKGIGSEIRASRTYGDYHRMLAPGENYEVIASMEGFRTKATRILLEEEAVSLDFILDPGEASGEVKMLRNDCGCLCGDDRLFHMHGAHLELYLFVFLIIIALYVLFKRRTSKFTIHRHSPRRPIAV; this is translated from the exons ATGGCGATCTCGCGCCACCGcctgctcttcctcctcctcctcctcctcctccgcgcatTCTCCTCGCTCCCCGCTCAGGCCGCAGCGAGAGGAGCCTCCGATCCGTCAg GTACCGGTGAAAATTTTGGGTCAGTTTTGCGCAACCTGCTCCAGGATGATCCCAGGATCAC GGATGAATTGACTCATGGATATATGAGTAACTCAGAGCTTGAGATTGCTGTGCGTGCTGTTGGAAGTCGCTGTCCTAATATCTCCAGGATCTACAG CATTGGAAAGAGTGTGAATGGTTTCTCATTG TTGGTGATTGAAATATCAGACAAGCCTGGGGAAAAGGAAGCTGAACCAGCATTCAAG TTTATTGGTAATGTCCACGGTGATGAACCTGTTGGAAGGGAGGTTCTTATAAACCTTGCAAATTGGTTGTGTGATAACTATTTGAAGGATCCCTTG GCAACTCTTATTGTGGAAAACATGCATCTTCACATACTCCCAACGATGAACCCTGATGGGTTTGCTCTTAGAAGACGTGGTAATGCAAACAATGTTGACCTCAACAGAGATTTTCCTGACCAA TTTTTCCCCATCAACGATGAAATTGACTACAGACAACCTGAAACTAGGGCCATTATGAACTGGGTAAAACAAGAACACTTCACTGCCTCCGCTAGTTTGCATGGG GGTGCTCTTGTTGCAAATTATCCATGGGATGGGTCTAGAGATCAAAG CAAACAGTATTATGGCTGTCCTGATGATAAGACATTCCGGTACATGGCATCAGTTTATAGTAAGTCACACTATAACATGTCTTTGAGCAAAGAATTTAAAGGAGGGATTACAAATGGAGCATTCTG GTATCCAATCTATGGCGGGATGCAAGACTGGAACTATATACATGGAGGTTGCTTTGAGTTAACCCTGGAAATTAGTGACATAAAATGGCCAAAAGCAGCTGAG CTTCCTGTCATATGGGAACACAATAGGATGAGTATGCTTAATCTCGCTGCAAGCCTTGTGAAG ACAGGAGTTCATGGAAGGATATTTGCGGCAGATACAGGCCATCCAATACCAGGCTCACTGACGATAAAGGGGATTGGTTccgag aTAAGAGCTAGTAGGACTTATGGTGATTACCATCGAATGCTTGCACCTGGCGAGAACTATGAAG TCATAGCATCTATGGAGGGCTTTAGAACAAAAGCTACACGTATTTTGCTGGAGGAGGAAGCTGTGAGTTTAGACTTCATCTTAGATCCAGGTGAAGCCAGTGGAGAAGTGAAGATGCTTCGTAACGATTGCGGTTGTCTATGTGGCGATGACAGGTTGTTTCATATGCATGGAGCTCACCTTGagctatatttatttgtttttctcattATTATTGCACTGTATGTTCTCTTCAAGAGAAGAACATCcaaattcaccattcacaGACACTCACCGAGACGGCCTATTGctgtataa